Proteins from one Solenopsis invicta isolate M01_SB chromosome 11, UNIL_Sinv_3.0, whole genome shotgun sequence genomic window:
- the LOC105199132 gene encoding protein tweety isoform X4 → MAGGQQLPEQYTVPPYARIFHSLPHLNVSLHSVNNTFNPHSEIYLESLGILGSIPAAWLILTLLVLLVYLVTRCCDRRPRPKKSITALKCSLAILALLCSGAVAVGLYGNDDVHNGLVQLVAAAKNVDGILMGVRNQTDTIEATLKKKVQPQLTALGDEFDAPVSNKTMLGWLLVALNGMKQNTSIAVNRSFEIRKPLSGISLAGAIGMGEKIEQWRWPITMAVLSALLVLCVILVVGVARHSRCVLITFSVFGLFAVIVSWLMASLYLATSVALGDLCVSPDGYLSRAVPSTLASEVLSYYTHCENTRSNPFTQRLRDAQRAVGNMRNNLNTVTRLAIDLFKDQQLQPKLSSLSTDVNTVDRLVSGLATLLDCKPLHKQYVHAAKSLCHLGLYGLSFMLIASLAAGLLFTVLVWVDSHTWIYIRKRDYHQVDEQDPYLPPSAASQAIAARTLRGQGGGGVNGSGGGGDHKSSQHNQQSTGGRAEHRSGLGDQPGQYATLSKQCKTLESSDFY, encoded by the exons ATGGCGGGCGGTCAACAGCTTCCGGAGCAATACACGGTACCACCGTACGCGAGGATCTTCCACAGTCTGCCGCATCTGAACGTCTCCTTACACTCGGTCAATAATACGTTCAATCCCCACTCCGAGATCTATTTGGAG AGCCTCGGGATACTAGGAAGTATTCCTGCAGCCTGGCTGATCTTAACTTTGCTGGTATTGCTCGTTTATTTGGTAACGAGATGCTGCGACCGGAGACCGCGCCCCAAGAAGTCGATAACCGCGTTGAAGTGTTCACTGGCCATCCTGGCGTTGCTCTGTAGCGGAGCAGTCGCTGTTGGTCTTTATGGCAACGATGACGTGCACAATGGCTTGGTACAACTCGTGGCAGCTGCGAAAAACGTTGATGGGATTCTCATGGGCGTCAGAAATCAG ACTGACACTATAGAAGCGACTCTGAAGAAAAAAGTGCAGCCGCAACTAACTGCCCTCGGAGACGAATTTGACGCCCCGGTGAGCAATAAAACTATGCTAGGTTGGCTGCTAGTGGCACTTAATGGCATGAAGCAAAACACGAGCATCGCCGTAAATCGAAGTTTCGAGATACGGAAGCCCTTGAGCGGTATCAGTCTTGCCGGCGCCATCGGGATGGGCGAGAAGATCGAACAGTGGCGATGGCCTATTACCATGGCAGTTCTGAGCGCTCTACTGGTCCTCTGCGTGATTCTGGTGGTTGGTGTTGCGCGGCACTCCAGATGCGTTCTCATAAC ATTTTCCGTGTTTGGCTTGTTTGCGGTAATCGTCTCTTGGCTCATGGCGTCCCTGTACTTGGCCACTTCTGTAGCTCTAGGTGATCTCTGCGTATCACCCGATGGTTATTTGAGCAGAGCCGTACCATCGACCTTAGCATCTGAGGTACTCTCGTATTACACGCATTGCGAGAATACGCGTAGCAATCCCTTCACGCAGAGACTGCGAGACGCGCAACGCGCGGTGGGCAACATGAGAAATAATTTGAATACAGTGACTCGATTGGCGATCGATCTGTTCAAAGACCAGCAACTCCAGCCGAAACTCAGCAGTTTATCTACAGATGTCAATACCGTTGACAGACTCGTATCTGGTTTAGCCACGTTACTCGACTGTAAACCTCTGCACAAGCAATACGTTCATGCCGCCAAGAGTTTGTGTCACTTGGGATT GTATGGATTGAGTTTCATGCTAATAGCAAGTTTAGCCGCAGGTCTCTTGTTCACTGTATTGGTTTGGGTGGATTCTCATACGTGGATATATATACGAAAACG GGATTATCATCAAGTTGACGAACAGGACCCTTACTTACCACCATCGGCGGCATCGCAGGCGATAGCAGCAAGGACCCTTCGAGGCCAAGG AGGTGGGGGTGTTAACGGGAGCGGAGGGGGCGGGGATCACAAATCGTCTCAGCATAATCAGCAATCAACGGGCGGCCGAGCTGAGCACCGTTCTGGACTCGGAGATCAACCTGGCCAGTACGCGACTCTGAGCAAGCAGTGCAAGACGCTAGAATCTAGTGATTTCTACTGA
- the LOC105199132 gene encoding protein tweety isoform X1: MAGGQQLPEQYTVPPYARIFHSLPHLNVSLHSVNNTFNPHSEIYLESLGILGSIPAAWLILTLLVLLVYLVTRCCDRRPRPKKSITALKCSLAILALLCSGAVAVGLYGNDDVHNGLVQLVAAAKNVDGILMGVRNQTDTIEATLKKKVQPQLTALGDEFDAPVSNKTMLGWLLVALNGMKQNTSIAVNRSFEIRKPLSGISLAGAIGMGEKIEQWRWPITMAVLSALLVLCVILVVGVARHSRCVLITFSVFGLFAVIVSWLMASLYLATSVALGDLCVSPDGYLSRAVPSTLASEVLSYYTHCENTRSNPFTQRLRDAQRAVGNMRNNLNTVTRLAIDLFKDQQLQPKLSSLSTDVNTVDRLVSGLATLLDCKPLHKQYVHAAKSLCHLGLYGLSFMLIASLAAGLLFTVLVWVDSHTWIYIRKRRDYHQVDEQDPYLPPSAASQAIAARTLRGQGSYPPTAPTLNSNALGTHNTIKQPLLLTPPPPSYATATARARQLHESMLKGGGVNGSGGGGDHKSSQHNQQSTGGRAEHRSGLGDQPGQYATLSKQCKTLESSDFY, encoded by the exons ATGGCGGGCGGTCAACAGCTTCCGGAGCAATACACGGTACCACCGTACGCGAGGATCTTCCACAGTCTGCCGCATCTGAACGTCTCCTTACACTCGGTCAATAATACGTTCAATCCCCACTCCGAGATCTATTTGGAG AGCCTCGGGATACTAGGAAGTATTCCTGCAGCCTGGCTGATCTTAACTTTGCTGGTATTGCTCGTTTATTTGGTAACGAGATGCTGCGACCGGAGACCGCGCCCCAAGAAGTCGATAACCGCGTTGAAGTGTTCACTGGCCATCCTGGCGTTGCTCTGTAGCGGAGCAGTCGCTGTTGGTCTTTATGGCAACGATGACGTGCACAATGGCTTGGTACAACTCGTGGCAGCTGCGAAAAACGTTGATGGGATTCTCATGGGCGTCAGAAATCAG ACTGACACTATAGAAGCGACTCTGAAGAAAAAAGTGCAGCCGCAACTAACTGCCCTCGGAGACGAATTTGACGCCCCGGTGAGCAATAAAACTATGCTAGGTTGGCTGCTAGTGGCACTTAATGGCATGAAGCAAAACACGAGCATCGCCGTAAATCGAAGTTTCGAGATACGGAAGCCCTTGAGCGGTATCAGTCTTGCCGGCGCCATCGGGATGGGCGAGAAGATCGAACAGTGGCGATGGCCTATTACCATGGCAGTTCTGAGCGCTCTACTGGTCCTCTGCGTGATTCTGGTGGTTGGTGTTGCGCGGCACTCCAGATGCGTTCTCATAAC ATTTTCCGTGTTTGGCTTGTTTGCGGTAATCGTCTCTTGGCTCATGGCGTCCCTGTACTTGGCCACTTCTGTAGCTCTAGGTGATCTCTGCGTATCACCCGATGGTTATTTGAGCAGAGCCGTACCATCGACCTTAGCATCTGAGGTACTCTCGTATTACACGCATTGCGAGAATACGCGTAGCAATCCCTTCACGCAGAGACTGCGAGACGCGCAACGCGCGGTGGGCAACATGAGAAATAATTTGAATACAGTGACTCGATTGGCGATCGATCTGTTCAAAGACCAGCAACTCCAGCCGAAACTCAGCAGTTTATCTACAGATGTCAATACCGTTGACAGACTCGTATCTGGTTTAGCCACGTTACTCGACTGTAAACCTCTGCACAAGCAATACGTTCATGCCGCCAAGAGTTTGTGTCACTTGGGATT GTATGGATTGAGTTTCATGCTAATAGCAAGTTTAGCCGCAGGTCTCTTGTTCACTGTATTGGTTTGGGTGGATTCTCATACGTGGATATATATACGAAAACG AAGGGATTATCATCAAGTTGACGAACAGGACCCTTACTTACCACCATCGGCGGCATCGCAGGCGATAGCAGCAAGGACCCTTCGAGGCCAAGGGTCGTACCCGCCTACAGCCCCTACGCTTAATTCGAATGCTCTTGGCACTCATAATACGATTAAGCAGCCTCTCTTGCTAACGCCGCCCCCACCGTCCTACGCTACTGCGACTGCTCGAGCACGTCAACTGCACGAGAGCATGTTAAA AGGTGGGGGTGTTAACGGGAGCGGAGGGGGCGGGGATCACAAATCGTCTCAGCATAATCAGCAATCAACGGGCGGCCGAGCTGAGCACCGTTCTGGACTCGGAGATCAACCTGGCCAGTACGCGACTCTGAGCAAGCAGTGCAAGACGCTAGAATCTAGTGATTTCTACTGA
- the LOC105199132 gene encoding protein tweety isoform X2, which produces MAGGQQLPEQYTVPPYARIFHSLPHLNVSLHSVNNTFNPHSEIYLESLGILGSIPAAWLILTLLVLLVYLVTRCCDRRPRPKKSITALKCSLAILALLCSGAVAVGLYGNDDVHNGLVQLVAAAKNVDGILMGVRNQTDTIEATLKKKVQPQLTALGDEFDAPVSNKTMLGWLLVALNGMKQNTSIAVNRSFEIRKPLSGISLAGAIGMGEKIEQWRWPITMAVLSALLVLCVILVVGVARHSRCVLITFSVFGLFAVIVSWLMASLYLATSVALGDLCVSPDGYLSRAVPSTLASEVLSYYTHCENTRSNPFTQRLRDAQRAVGNMRNNLNTVTRLAIDLFKDQQLQPKLSSLSTDVNTVDRLVSGLATLLDCKPLHKQYVHAAKSLCHLGLYGLSFMLIASLAAGLLFTVLVWVDSHTWIYIRKRDYHQVDEQDPYLPPSAASQAIAARTLRGQGSYPPTAPTLNSNALGTHNTIKQPLLLTPPPPSYATATARARQLHESMLKGGGVNGSGGGGDHKSSQHNQQSTGGRAEHRSGLGDQPGQYATLSKQCKTLESSDFY; this is translated from the exons ATGGCGGGCGGTCAACAGCTTCCGGAGCAATACACGGTACCACCGTACGCGAGGATCTTCCACAGTCTGCCGCATCTGAACGTCTCCTTACACTCGGTCAATAATACGTTCAATCCCCACTCCGAGATCTATTTGGAG AGCCTCGGGATACTAGGAAGTATTCCTGCAGCCTGGCTGATCTTAACTTTGCTGGTATTGCTCGTTTATTTGGTAACGAGATGCTGCGACCGGAGACCGCGCCCCAAGAAGTCGATAACCGCGTTGAAGTGTTCACTGGCCATCCTGGCGTTGCTCTGTAGCGGAGCAGTCGCTGTTGGTCTTTATGGCAACGATGACGTGCACAATGGCTTGGTACAACTCGTGGCAGCTGCGAAAAACGTTGATGGGATTCTCATGGGCGTCAGAAATCAG ACTGACACTATAGAAGCGACTCTGAAGAAAAAAGTGCAGCCGCAACTAACTGCCCTCGGAGACGAATTTGACGCCCCGGTGAGCAATAAAACTATGCTAGGTTGGCTGCTAGTGGCACTTAATGGCATGAAGCAAAACACGAGCATCGCCGTAAATCGAAGTTTCGAGATACGGAAGCCCTTGAGCGGTATCAGTCTTGCCGGCGCCATCGGGATGGGCGAGAAGATCGAACAGTGGCGATGGCCTATTACCATGGCAGTTCTGAGCGCTCTACTGGTCCTCTGCGTGATTCTGGTGGTTGGTGTTGCGCGGCACTCCAGATGCGTTCTCATAAC ATTTTCCGTGTTTGGCTTGTTTGCGGTAATCGTCTCTTGGCTCATGGCGTCCCTGTACTTGGCCACTTCTGTAGCTCTAGGTGATCTCTGCGTATCACCCGATGGTTATTTGAGCAGAGCCGTACCATCGACCTTAGCATCTGAGGTACTCTCGTATTACACGCATTGCGAGAATACGCGTAGCAATCCCTTCACGCAGAGACTGCGAGACGCGCAACGCGCGGTGGGCAACATGAGAAATAATTTGAATACAGTGACTCGATTGGCGATCGATCTGTTCAAAGACCAGCAACTCCAGCCGAAACTCAGCAGTTTATCTACAGATGTCAATACCGTTGACAGACTCGTATCTGGTTTAGCCACGTTACTCGACTGTAAACCTCTGCACAAGCAATACGTTCATGCCGCCAAGAGTTTGTGTCACTTGGGATT GTATGGATTGAGTTTCATGCTAATAGCAAGTTTAGCCGCAGGTCTCTTGTTCACTGTATTGGTTTGGGTGGATTCTCATACGTGGATATATATACGAAAACG GGATTATCATCAAGTTGACGAACAGGACCCTTACTTACCACCATCGGCGGCATCGCAGGCGATAGCAGCAAGGACCCTTCGAGGCCAAGGGTCGTACCCGCCTACAGCCCCTACGCTTAATTCGAATGCTCTTGGCACTCATAATACGATTAAGCAGCCTCTCTTGCTAACGCCGCCCCCACCGTCCTACGCTACTGCGACTGCTCGAGCACGTCAACTGCACGAGAGCATGTTAAA AGGTGGGGGTGTTAACGGGAGCGGAGGGGGCGGGGATCACAAATCGTCTCAGCATAATCAGCAATCAACGGGCGGCCGAGCTGAGCACCGTTCTGGACTCGGAGATCAACCTGGCCAGTACGCGACTCTGAGCAAGCAGTGCAAGACGCTAGAATCTAGTGATTTCTACTGA
- the LOC105199132 gene encoding protein tweety isoform X3 — translation MAGGQQLPEQYTVPPYARIFHSLPHLNVSLHSVNNTFNPHSEIYLESLGILGSIPAAWLILTLLVLLVYLVTRCCDRRPRPKKSITALKCSLAILALLCSGAVAVGLYGNDDVHNGLVQLVAAAKNVDGILMGVRNQTDTIEATLKKKVQPQLTALGDEFDAPVSNKTMLGWLLVALNGMKQNTSIAVNRSFEIRKPLSGISLAGAIGMGEKIEQWRWPITMAVLSALLVLCVILVVGVARHSRCVLITFSVFGLFAVIVSWLMASLYLATSVALGDLCVSPDGYLSRAVPSTLASEVLSYYTHCENTRSNPFTQRLRDAQRAVGNMRNNLNTVTRLAIDLFKDQQLQPKLSSLSTDVNTVDRLVSGLATLLDCKPLHKQYVHAAKSLCHLGLYGLSFMLIASLAAGLLFTVLVWVDSHTWIYIRKRRDYHQVDEQDPYLPPSAASQAIAARTLRGQGGGGVNGSGGGGDHKSSQHNQQSTGGRAEHRSGLGDQPGQYATLSKQCKTLESSDFY, via the exons ATGGCGGGCGGTCAACAGCTTCCGGAGCAATACACGGTACCACCGTACGCGAGGATCTTCCACAGTCTGCCGCATCTGAACGTCTCCTTACACTCGGTCAATAATACGTTCAATCCCCACTCCGAGATCTATTTGGAG AGCCTCGGGATACTAGGAAGTATTCCTGCAGCCTGGCTGATCTTAACTTTGCTGGTATTGCTCGTTTATTTGGTAACGAGATGCTGCGACCGGAGACCGCGCCCCAAGAAGTCGATAACCGCGTTGAAGTGTTCACTGGCCATCCTGGCGTTGCTCTGTAGCGGAGCAGTCGCTGTTGGTCTTTATGGCAACGATGACGTGCACAATGGCTTGGTACAACTCGTGGCAGCTGCGAAAAACGTTGATGGGATTCTCATGGGCGTCAGAAATCAG ACTGACACTATAGAAGCGACTCTGAAGAAAAAAGTGCAGCCGCAACTAACTGCCCTCGGAGACGAATTTGACGCCCCGGTGAGCAATAAAACTATGCTAGGTTGGCTGCTAGTGGCACTTAATGGCATGAAGCAAAACACGAGCATCGCCGTAAATCGAAGTTTCGAGATACGGAAGCCCTTGAGCGGTATCAGTCTTGCCGGCGCCATCGGGATGGGCGAGAAGATCGAACAGTGGCGATGGCCTATTACCATGGCAGTTCTGAGCGCTCTACTGGTCCTCTGCGTGATTCTGGTGGTTGGTGTTGCGCGGCACTCCAGATGCGTTCTCATAAC ATTTTCCGTGTTTGGCTTGTTTGCGGTAATCGTCTCTTGGCTCATGGCGTCCCTGTACTTGGCCACTTCTGTAGCTCTAGGTGATCTCTGCGTATCACCCGATGGTTATTTGAGCAGAGCCGTACCATCGACCTTAGCATCTGAGGTACTCTCGTATTACACGCATTGCGAGAATACGCGTAGCAATCCCTTCACGCAGAGACTGCGAGACGCGCAACGCGCGGTGGGCAACATGAGAAATAATTTGAATACAGTGACTCGATTGGCGATCGATCTGTTCAAAGACCAGCAACTCCAGCCGAAACTCAGCAGTTTATCTACAGATGTCAATACCGTTGACAGACTCGTATCTGGTTTAGCCACGTTACTCGACTGTAAACCTCTGCACAAGCAATACGTTCATGCCGCCAAGAGTTTGTGTCACTTGGGATT GTATGGATTGAGTTTCATGCTAATAGCAAGTTTAGCCGCAGGTCTCTTGTTCACTGTATTGGTTTGGGTGGATTCTCATACGTGGATATATATACGAAAACG AAGGGATTATCATCAAGTTGACGAACAGGACCCTTACTTACCACCATCGGCGGCATCGCAGGCGATAGCAGCAAGGACCCTTCGAGGCCAAGG AGGTGGGGGTGTTAACGGGAGCGGAGGGGGCGGGGATCACAAATCGTCTCAGCATAATCAGCAATCAACGGGCGGCCGAGCTGAGCACCGTTCTGGACTCGGAGATCAACCTGGCCAGTACGCGACTCTGAGCAAGCAGTGCAAGACGCTAGAATCTAGTGATTTCTACTGA